The Thunnus albacares chromosome 11, fThuAlb1.1, whole genome shotgun sequence genome contains a region encoding:
- the gtpbp8 gene encoding GTP-binding protein 8, with product MFCLRLRLRLRPGSQVRSVSRQSVPKLASLQKATTLPQKKVQSLIYPFSELDAYLDRSVDRTQFQLFHPSVEDIIKAEKLFYSSSSHKIDYYVSAERMEQIPPMKQPEVCFIGRSNVGKSSLIKALFSLTPEVEVRVSKTPGHTKKMNFFRVGKAFTIVDMPGYGHRAPKDFVDMVEPYLYTRKNLVRTFLLVDGSVGLQTTDMIALEMCEETRRPYVMVVTKIDKCGRGALLTNLLNLQDVVKTQTTSCFPQPFLVSSIQFLGIYLLRCFIAHVTGSIMLTDTSQS from the exons ATGTTTTGTCTGCGGCTGCGTCTGAGGCTTCGGCCCGGGTCTCAGGTTCGCTCTGTTTCCCGGCAGAGCGTCCCTAAACTGGCCTCGCTCCAGAAAGCCACAACTCTTCCTCAGAAGAAAGTCCAGAGCTTAATTTACCCCTTCAGTGAGCTGGATGCTTACCTGGACAG GTCTGTGGACAGGACACAGTTCCAGCTCTTTCATCCTAGTGTGGAGGATATAATTAAAGCAGAAAAGCTCTTCTACTCTTCATCGTCTCATAAGATTGATTACTACGTCTCTGCGGAGAGGATGGAGCAAATACCTCCGATGAAACAGCCAGAG GTGTGTTTCATCGGCAGAAGCAACGTTGGGAAGTCGTCTCTCATCAAAGCTCTGTTCTCCCTGACGCCTGAGGTCGAAGTCAGAGTCTCCAAAACTCCA GGTCACACAAAGAAGATGAACTTCTTCAGAGTGGGCAAAGCGTTCACCATCGTGGACATGCCCGGTTACGGACACAGAGCGCCCAAAGACTTTGTGGACATGGTGGAGCCGTACCTTTACACCAGGAAAAA TCTTGTGAGGACATTCCTGTTGGTGGACGGCAGTGTTGGTCTCCAGACGACCGACATGATCGCTCTGGAGATGTGTGAGGAGACCAGACGTCCGTACGTG ATGGTGGTGACAAAGATCGATAAATGCGGACGCGGAGCACTGCTGACAAACTTATTGAATCTTCAGGATGTGGTTAAAACTCAGACCACAAGCTGCTTCCCTCAGCCGTTTCTGGTCAG CTCCATCCAGTTTTTGGGGATCTACCTCCTGAGATGCTTCATTGCTCACGTAACAGGAAGCATCATGTTAACAGACACCTCTCAGAGCTGA